The Aquitalea magnusonii region GCCACCAGTAATGCCGGTTGCTGCCATCGGGGGGAAGCCCGCACCAAGCCCGATAGCTGCCTGCCCTGCACTGCCGCCATAGACGATATAGAGTTGTGTAGCGTCAGTAGACAGTTGCGCCAAGCCAACACAGTTCGTTAGCGTGTTCGGCTCGACGTTAGTTGGGGCTGCAACGCTGGATGACAGGCCGACGAATGCACGCGCACCAGATACCGCTGCGGGATCGGAGAATGCGAAGCGGGTGCTATAGAAGAAGCCGCCGAGCGTACCTGTCCCTAGGGTATACATTCCCAGCGTTGCGTACAGGCCAGACAAGCTACCCACTGTCGCGGCTGACACGTAGCCGATGCGTTGCGCCATACCTACCATCGTGCCCGCTGTCACCGTGCGCGCCGTCGCAGTGCCGACAGCCGCGGGGGCCGCCATGGTGTCGTAGAACCATGTGGTGCCGCCACCTTGGGCGTTCATCACGCTGATTTTCCTGCGCCAGCGAGCTGGGTCATTCACAACGAATTTACCCATGGACGGAATAGCTGCTGGTAGCGTGCGACCGGCCAGGGTTTGGCCGTACTCAAGCGTGTAACCGGATGCCGGGGCGGACGGGGCGGACACCGCTTGCAGCCGGTTACCAGAAGACAGTAGCGTACCGCTGATTTGCAGCTTGTCTGTGCCGTTGTCAGTAGACGTGCCGATTAGCAGATTACCGCTTGCTTTGAATGAGCCTACGCGAACGCCTCCAGCATAAAACACAATCTGTCTGCCGGTAGAGTCGTCTGTGTAGCCAATCAGATCGATAGCCGATTTCTGGGATAATGCAGCACCGCCACCCGCCGACAGCCTCAGCATGCCGTAGTCAGTCCCGAGGTTTTGGTTACCGTTACCGGTTATCTCACCCGCAACCATCGTCGTAGACAACGCTGGCAACGAACCGGGACCATAGAGCGCTACGCCTCCCGCCAGGTTTACCATCAGACCGTTCACTTTGAGAGATGACGTTGTGGTAGTGCCTGAAAACGTGGGGCTTGCAGTCGTGGCCGCCTGTTTCCAAGCATTCCACGACACTCCACCGTCAGTGCTGGAACGCATGAAAAAGTTGTTGGCGGTCAGTGTGTGGAACTGCTGCGTTATCAAACTGCCGACGTTCTTAACGAGCAGTATGCCACCTGCGCTGCCCGAGGGGTTCCCGTTGGACGCGGCGGTGAACGACACCCCGCTTGTTGTCATAGCGTTAAAATCTGTAGCGCTATTGTCGTACCAGCATAGCGCGTTTATGTTGACCCACGCTGTCGTTGAGACCTTGTTTGAGCTGTCTTTGTTTGCCGGGGATGTGGCATAAATAGTGCCATTCACCTGCAGCCGATCCGACCCGTTATCGGACGTGGAGCCGATTAGCAGATTTCCTGCATAAGAAAGAGCCATCGGCGTTGACCACGTTATTGAACTGCCGGACGTACCAGAGGGTGCAGTATTCCAGTAATGCCAGCCGCCGTAGGCTGAATAAATGGAGGCATATGTGTTGTACTTATACACCCATCCACCAGTAGTCAACACCGCGTTCTGAACAAGCTGCATCACCCCGGTAGACTGTGAAATAACCGCCCCACCTTGCAGCTCTACACCGTAGTTTTGACTAGCCCATGCACTGGGTGCCGCCCCAGCTCCAATCACCCTAGCAGTAGCTGTTAGCGTGCTTGCGTCACCGTCATGAGACAAAACACCGTCAATACCCAGCGCGGACGGGTGCGACAGCGTAACATTCCCGGTGTACCTAGTTTCCACAGTTACCTGCAGATTGTACGCATTTGAGTTGTTAGTTGTTACCTGCACCACGCCGCCGCTTACCTGCAAACGTGGCTTGTTACTATCTGTTCCGCTGTTAGCTACCAAGCGTATTGCCCAGGTTGAGGCTGCAGTCTGGTATACCTGATAACTTGCACCAGTATTCGAGGACGTTCCGGTTACGTTCAGCCTGAACGTGTAGACGTAGCCGGCGACTAGCGCGGTATTGCCACTACTATCAAGCGGAACGTTAGTCCAGTCCGCACTAGAAACCCCAGCCATCGCTGTACTGAATAACGTAACGCCTGGAAGCTTGGCAGAACCAGTAATTTTCAGGTCGGGCAGGCTGCTGGGGTACGGGTGTACATGATCAGCCCGTGATGCATCTGCCGATGTACCGGACGCTGCCTGCGCCGCGAGAGATGACGGCGCAGCGCTGGATACCGAGGCCTTACCCGCAACTGCCACAAACAGAGCTTTGATATCAGCACCGATAACTTGCGCCAGCGCAGTGACTTTTGTCGCAACAGACATTTAGGCTTTCGCTGCATTGTAAGCGGCAACGAAATCTGTCGTGGGATCACCGATGCCGAGATTGGTACATGCTTGAAGCTGCTGTGCCGCCGTCAGTGACTGGGCGTCGGCAAAGGACAATCGATTTCCGACCGCTGTCAGCAGGTTAGCCAGCGCCGACTTGTCATTGCCGATCTCGGCCTCAATTTCCTGCAGCGTGTCATAAGCCGCTGACGCACCGCCAAGAATCTGGTTTTTCAGATCAGCTAGTAGCCCCGTGATCTTGGTCGACGAGTAGGTTTTGGTATTGCTGGCCGCCGTGTCATCAATAGATGCACCGGCAGCACCTGCCGCCGCCTGGGCTAACTGCAGCACCTCATTGATCGCTGCAACCAAACTGACTTTTTCGGTCGTATTCAAGACAGCCAAGTTTCCCTGATTTGCCTTCAATAACTTGATGTCAGCTGCGATGCTCTGTGCTAGTTCGGTAATACGTGTTTGCAGAGACATTTGCACTCCTAGAGTTTGGCAATCTGATAGATCAGGTTGAGATCGATATCGAATACATCGGAACCGGCTGGGCCTGGCGGCCCAGGAGGGCCTTGCCGAGCGACATCAACAATGGTTTCTCGCTCGGTGATAGTGACTTCAAGAACC contains the following coding sequences:
- a CDS encoding pyocin knob domain-containing protein, which encodes MSVATKVTALAQVIGADIKALFVAVAGKASVSSAAPSSLAAQAASGTSADASRADHVHPYPSSLPDLKITGSAKLPGVTLFSTAMAGVSSADWTNVPLDSSGNTALVAGYVYTFRLNVTGTSSNTGASYQVYQTAASTWAIRLVANSGTDSNKPRLQVSGGVVQVTTNNSNAYNLQVTVETRYTGNVTLSHPSALGIDGVLSHDGDASTLTATARVIGAGAAPSAWASQNYGVELQGGAVISQSTGVMQLVQNAVLTTGGWVYKYNTYASIYSAYGGWHYWNTAPSGTSGSSITWSTPMALSYAGNLLIGSTSDNGSDRLQVNGTIYATSPANKDSSNKVSTTAWVNINALCWYDNSATDFNAMTTSGVSFTAASNGNPSGSAGGILLVKNVGSLITQQFHTLTANNFFMRSSTDGGVSWNAWKQAATTASPTFSGTTTTSSLKVNGLMVNLAGGVALYGPGSLPALSTTMVAGEITGNGNQNLGTDYGMLRLSAGGGAALSQKSAIDLIGYTDDSTGRQIVFYAGGVRVGSFKASGNLLIGTSTDNGTDKLQISGTLLSSGNRLQAVSAPSAPASGYTLEYGQTLAGRTLPAAIPSMGKFVVNDPARWRRKISVMNAQGGGTTWFYDTMAAPAAVGTATARTVTAGTMVGMAQRIGYVSAATVGSLSGLYATLGMYTLGTGTLGGFFYSTRFAFSDPAAVSGARAFVGLSSSVAAPTNVEPNTLTNCVGLAQLSTDATQLYIVYGGSAGQAAIGLGAGFPPMAATGITGGPIYELTLYSPSTTSGVVYYRVERLDTGTFVEGSVGPGTAGTTLPANTTLLAHRAWRTNNATALAVGIDIVSVYLETEQ